In Gossypium arboreum isolate Shixiya-1 chromosome 5, ASM2569848v2, whole genome shotgun sequence, a single genomic region encodes these proteins:
- the LOC108452849 gene encoding uncharacterized protein LOC108452849 isoform X1, which yields MFYGATIWDPWLIVAQIVCLQCLYYLTLGVFLSFLVGTHVSHMSLVYFFDFATITSSTVVGWCVIASFLFSSVAGAGYMIYLIERAKKCLDFSATLYIIHLFICLVYGGWPSSVTWWVVNGTGVAVMALLGEYLCIKRELREIPTRYRSSKK from the exons ATGTTCTATGGGGCGACGATATGGGATCCTTGGCTCATTGTAGCCCAAATTGTTTGCCTTCAATGCTTATACTACCTCACCCTTGGAGTCTTTTTGTCCTTTCTTGTTGGCACCCATGTTTCTCATATGAGCTTAGTCTATTTCTTTGACTTTGCTACTATTACATCCTCAACCGTTGTTGGCTGGTGTGTCATTGCTTCCTTTCTGTTCAGCTCTGTTGCAGG AGCTGGATACATGATTTATCTGATTGAAAGGGCAAAGAAGTGCTTAGATTTTTCAGCCACCCTCTATATTATCCATCTTTTTATATGCCTTGTATATGGAGGTTGGCCTTCCTCTGTAACCTGGTGGGTTGTGAATGGTACTGGAGTTGCAGTGATGGCTTTGCTAGGTGAATATTTATGCATTAAACGGGAACTGAGAGAGATTCCTACTCGATACAGATCAAGTAAGAAATAA
- the LOC128292999 gene encoding uncharacterized protein LOC128292999, with the protein MNTAGSCTSCYLTLGWGSCSQDSFACHQAKHRKLGIYSINTNTKVPSFLILATRFPIYFENSTYLQESLCVNVMEKLHNSKILWNEFSLSHSGRHLSTMEASGEEIIITFGSLILNKIRM; encoded by the exons ATGAACACGGCTGGTTCTTGCACTTCATGCTATCTTACGTTAG GTTGGGGTTCCTGTAGTCAAGATTCTTTTGCATGTCACCAGGCCAAACACAGGAAATTGGGAATATATTCCATCAACACAAATACAAAGGTGCCTTCATTTCTCATACTGGCCACCCGATTTCCAATCTACTTCGAAAATTCAACTTATCTACAAGAAAG CTTGTGTGTGAATGTGATGGAGAAATTACATAATTCCAAAATCCTTTGGAATGAATTCAGTCTATCTCACAGTGGGAGACATCTTAGCACCATGGAAGCCTCAGGGGAAGAAATAATAATTACGTTTGGTTCATTGATATTGAATAAGATAAGGATGTAA
- the LOC108452849 gene encoding uncharacterized protein LOC108452849 isoform X2 produces the protein MFYGATIWDPWLIVAQIVCLQCLYYLTLGVFLSFLVGTHVSHMSLVYFFDFATITSSTVVGWCVIASFLFSSVAGAGYMIYLIERAKKCLDFSATLYIIHLFICLVYGGWPSSVTWWVVNGTGVAVMALLGEYLCIKRELREIPTRYRSNI, from the exons ATGTTCTATGGGGCGACGATATGGGATCCTTGGCTCATTGTAGCCCAAATTGTTTGCCTTCAATGCTTATACTACCTCACCCTTGGAGTCTTTTTGTCCTTTCTTGTTGGCACCCATGTTTCTCATATGAGCTTAGTCTATTTCTTTGACTTTGCTACTATTACATCCTCAACCGTTGTTGGCTGGTGTGTCATTGCTTCCTTTCTGTTCAGCTCTGTTGCAGG AGCTGGATACATGATTTATCTGATTGAAAGGGCAAAGAAGTGCTTAGATTTTTCAGCCACCCTCTATATTATCCATCTTTTTATATGCCTTGTATATGGAGGTTGGCCTTCCTCTGTAACCTGGTGGGTTGTGAATGGTACTGGAGTTGCAGTGATGGCTTTGCTAGGTGAATATTTATGCATTAAACGGGAACTGAGAGAGATTCCTACTCGATACAGATCAA ATATTTGA